A genomic region of Tsukamurella pulmonis contains the following coding sequences:
- a CDS encoding metal-dependent hydrolase yields the protein MTDLHPRKMDFHFDEAPVPFVWNPDNPAFSSMMNAVSFLAVGFEKMIVKLILQLRKEFADPEVAAEANAFMQQEGHHSTAHRRHVQALIAQYPGLENTLDAVIGEFDLLTEATSTDYRLAYTADLEATFTPVFKLMLDNEEALFRPGDDRVASMFLWHFVEEVEHRSSALIIYNAIVGSEVYRMRMAPSIFAHVLKVIRIACAGFNQHVPLKDRHVDALSMFGRYRLKQKVLVAVAPHLTKGAMPRAFDVLPKAEQAVALKGIIRSQMPLHDPAHENLPELAGEWLRRYDSGVDCTRWYASSAAIGA from the coding sequence ATGACGGACCTGCACCCCCGCAAGATGGACTTCCACTTCGACGAGGCGCCCGTGCCCTTCGTGTGGAACCCGGACAACCCCGCCTTCTCGTCGATGATGAACGCGGTCAGCTTCCTCGCCGTCGGCTTCGAGAAGATGATCGTCAAGCTGATCCTTCAGCTGCGAAAGGAGTTCGCCGACCCGGAGGTCGCAGCGGAGGCCAACGCCTTCATGCAGCAGGAGGGGCACCACTCGACCGCGCACCGTCGGCACGTCCAGGCCCTCATCGCCCAGTACCCGGGCCTGGAGAACACCCTCGACGCGGTGATCGGCGAATTCGACCTGCTCACCGAAGCCACCTCCACGGACTACCGGCTGGCGTACACGGCCGATCTCGAGGCGACGTTCACGCCGGTGTTCAAGCTCATGCTCGACAACGAGGAGGCACTGTTCCGCCCCGGCGACGATCGGGTCGCGTCGATGTTCTTGTGGCACTTCGTCGAAGAGGTCGAGCACCGCAGCTCCGCGCTCATCATCTACAACGCGATCGTGGGCAGCGAGGTGTACCGGATGCGGATGGCGCCGTCGATCTTCGCGCACGTGCTCAAGGTGATCCGCATCGCCTGCGCGGGCTTCAATCAGCATGTGCCGCTCAAGGACCGGCACGTCGATGCGTTGTCGATGTTCGGCCGGTACCGGCTCAAGCAGAAGGTGCTCGTCGCCGTCGCGCCGCACCTGACGAAGGGAGCGATGCCGCGCGCCTTCGACGTACTCCCCAAGGCGGAGCAGGCCGTCGCACTCAAAGGCATCATCCGGAGCCAGATGCCGCTGCACGATCCCGCGCACGAGAACCTGCCGGAACTCGCCGGGGAATGGCTGCGACGCTACGACAGCGGCGTGGACTGCACCCGCTGGTACGCCTCCTCCGCGGCGATCGGGGCCTGA
- a CDS encoding ethanolamine ammonia-lyase subunit EutB has protein sequence MIRTQSVRGESFTFTSMADLLAKATPLRSGDQLAGCAAASDAERAAAKWALAEVPLTALLEELVVPYESDEVTRLIIDSHDRSAFAPIAHLTVGDLRDLLLRIAVADDAGARLAALGPALTPEMVAAVSKLMRNQDLIAVARAVRVTAGFRTTVGLPGTLATRLQPNHPTDDPRGIAAATLDGLLLGCGDAVIGINPATDSPHATSDLLHLLDEVRTRFDIPTQSCVLSHVTTTLGLIEQGAPVDLVFQSIAGTEGANSAFGVTIRLLEEANAAARELGRGTVGNNVMYLETGQGSALSSGTHLGTDGAPVDQQTLETRAYAVARHLDPLLVNTVVGFIGPEYLYDGKQITRAGLEDHFCGKLLGLPMGVDVCYTNHAEADQDDMDDLLTLLGVAGVSFVITVPGADDVMLGYQSLAFHDALYVRRALGLRPAPEFDAWLARQGMTDESGGLRDVAVEASPLRELAAGVPR, from the coding sequence ATGATCCGCACCCAATCCGTCCGCGGGGAGAGTTTCACCTTCACGTCCATGGCCGACCTGCTGGCCAAGGCGACGCCGCTGCGGTCGGGCGATCAGCTCGCCGGCTGCGCGGCGGCGTCCGACGCCGAGCGGGCCGCCGCGAAGTGGGCCCTCGCGGAGGTCCCTTTGACCGCGCTGCTCGAGGAGCTCGTGGTGCCGTACGAGTCCGACGAGGTCACCCGCCTCATCATCGACAGCCACGACCGGTCCGCCTTCGCCCCGATCGCGCACCTGACCGTCGGGGACCTGCGGGACCTCCTGCTGCGGATCGCCGTCGCCGACGATGCCGGTGCCCGGCTCGCCGCGCTCGGACCTGCCCTGACGCCGGAGATGGTGGCGGCGGTGAGCAAGCTGATGCGCAACCAGGACCTCATCGCCGTCGCACGCGCCGTCCGGGTCACCGCGGGCTTCCGCACCACCGTCGGGCTGCCGGGCACGCTCGCCACCCGCCTGCAGCCGAACCACCCGACCGACGATCCCCGCGGCATCGCCGCCGCCACCCTCGACGGTCTGCTGCTCGGCTGCGGCGACGCGGTGATCGGGATCAATCCCGCCACCGACTCGCCGCACGCCACCTCGGACCTGCTGCACCTGCTCGACGAGGTGCGCACCCGCTTCGACATCCCCACCCAGTCGTGCGTGCTCAGTCACGTCACCACGACGCTGGGGCTCATCGAGCAGGGCGCCCCCGTCGACCTGGTCTTCCAGTCGATCGCCGGCACCGAGGGCGCCAATTCCGCCTTCGGCGTGACGATCCGACTCCTCGAGGAAGCGAACGCCGCCGCGCGCGAGCTGGGGCGCGGCACCGTCGGGAACAACGTGATGTACCTGGAGACGGGGCAGGGCTCGGCGCTCTCGTCCGGCACGCACCTGGGCACCGACGGCGCGCCCGTCGACCAGCAGACGCTCGAGACCCGCGCCTACGCCGTCGCCCGGCACCTCGATCCGCTGCTGGTGAACACCGTGGTCGGGTTCATCGGGCCCGAGTACCTCTACGACGGCAAGCAGATCACCCGCGCCGGACTCGAGGACCACTTCTGCGGCAAACTCCTCGGCCTGCCCATGGGCGTGGACGTCTGCTACACCAACCACGCCGAGGCCGACCAGGACGACATGGACGACCTGCTCACGCTGCTCGGCGTGGCCGGGGTGTCGTTCGTCATCACCGTTCCCGGCGCCGACGACGTGATGCTCGGCTACCAGTCGCTCGCCTTCCACGACGCGCTCTACGTACGGCGCGCACTCGGCCTGCGGCCCGCGCCCGAGTTCGATGCCTGGCTCGCGCGGCAGGGGATGACCGACGAATCCGGTGGCCTCCGCGACGTCGCGGTCGAGGCGTCGCCGCTGCGCGAACTCGCGGCGGGGGTGCCGCGGTGA
- a CDS encoding lysophospholipid acyltransferase family protein, whose product MFYSLYKHVLIGPALRAVVRVEAIGAGNIPRHGPVILAANHLAEVDSLVLPLAAPREIAFLAKSEYFTGTGVRGRLSRWFFQSAGQIPVDRSGGGTAALNAAVAHLRRGGAWGIYPEGTRSPDGRLYRGHTGLARVAQQVPGAVVVPVGLSGTDTVNPPGPRRSLRPGRVTVRFGAPLEIGGLIDEHGIRDATDEVMRRIHTLTSQTIASDYAAPRLRS is encoded by the coding sequence GTGTTCTACTCCCTGTACAAACACGTTCTGATCGGTCCGGCGCTGCGCGCCGTTGTTCGCGTCGAGGCGATCGGTGCCGGAAACATTCCTCGGCACGGTCCGGTGATCCTGGCAGCGAATCACCTCGCGGAGGTCGACTCCCTGGTCCTCCCCCTGGCAGCGCCGCGGGAGATCGCCTTCCTGGCGAAGTCGGAGTACTTCACCGGCACCGGGGTCCGTGGTCGGCTGTCGCGCTGGTTCTTCCAGTCCGCGGGGCAGATCCCCGTCGACCGATCGGGTGGCGGCACCGCCGCGCTGAACGCAGCGGTCGCTCATCTTCGACGGGGCGGCGCCTGGGGGATCTACCCCGAGGGCACCCGCTCCCCCGATGGGCGCCTCTACCGGGGACACACCGGACTCGCGCGGGTCGCCCAGCAGGTGCCGGGCGCAGTGGTCGTACCGGTGGGATTGAGCGGCACGGACACCGTCAACCCGCCCGGCCCGCGACGGTCGCTCCGACCGGGCCGCGTGACAGTGCGTTTCGGCGCTCCGCTCGAAATCGGCGGCCTCATCGACGAGCACGGGATCCGCGATGCGACCGACGAAGTGATGCGCCGCATTCACACGCTCACAAGCCAAACGATCGCGAGCGACTACGCGGCTCCACGACTGCGCTCGTAA
- a CDS encoding TetR/AcrR family transcriptional regulator, giving the protein MARRGWGGSPPGGDEEASARIVAAAVEIIGERGTTSIAEVADALGVIRQTVYRYFPTVDALLQAAAVQSVGAFLDRLAAHVHGIDDPAEAVVEGIVFTLDQVPRAPHLRLMLAGEYSHTEAIASGQAMAFGMTMIQRFDVDWSAHGYDEQRLRELVEFQLRIMQSFFISPGDPPRAQDELRAYLRRWVAPAVGDLRCNPAATLDS; this is encoded by the coding sequence ATGGCACGCAGGGGATGGGGTGGTTCGCCGCCGGGCGGCGACGAGGAGGCGTCCGCGCGCATCGTCGCGGCCGCGGTGGAGATCATCGGCGAGCGCGGCACCACGTCGATCGCGGAGGTGGCCGACGCACTCGGCGTGATCCGGCAGACGGTCTACCGCTACTTCCCGACCGTCGACGCGCTGCTGCAGGCCGCGGCCGTGCAATCGGTGGGTGCGTTCCTGGACCGGCTCGCGGCCCACGTGCACGGCATCGACGACCCCGCGGAGGCCGTGGTCGAGGGCATCGTCTTCACTCTCGATCAGGTGCCGCGCGCCCCGCACCTGCGGCTCATGCTGGCGGGCGAGTACTCGCACACCGAGGCCATCGCGTCCGGGCAGGCCATGGCCTTCGGCATGACCATGATCCAGCGCTTCGACGTCGACTGGTCCGCCCACGGCTACGACGAGCAGCGGCTGCGCGAGCTCGTGGAGTTCCAGCTGCGCATCATGCAGTCCTTCTTCATCTCCCCGGGCGACCCGCCCCGCGCGCAGGACGAACTGCGCGCATACCTCCGTCGATGGGTGGCCCCCGCCGTCGGCGACCTGCGCTGCAACCCCGCTGCAACGCTTGACTCGTAG
- a CDS encoding KasA/KasB family beta-ketoacyl-ACP synthase, with product MADIRSFSTLGGQFPNVVVTAIEMTTSIGTDTESTWAGLLAGKSGIRELKGDFIGVDIADLPVRFGGQLLEDPTSEVPERPDRKYAGDISKQHVSKRRMSYVEQAAHVITKRLWDNAGRPDVDHNRLAAVVGTGLGGGESMVEAVDALRDHGVRKVSPFTVQMAMPNGACAVSALEIGARAGAIAPVSACSTGNEAIAHAWRQIVMGDADIAVCGGIEGKIDSPVIAPFAMMRALSTRNDDPLAASRPFDKDRDGFVFGEAQTLMIIETEEHALARGAKPIARLLGAGITSDGYHMVSPDVEGGGAARAMKRAMQTAGLQSSDIDYINAHATATPIGDLAEAKAINAVVGTDAAIYAPKGALGHSIGAVGALEAALTVLSLRDGVIPPTLNLENQDPEIELDVVHGEARKGDFTYALNNSFGFGGHDVALAFGKY from the coding sequence ATGGCAGACATCCGGAGTTTCAGCACGCTCGGCGGACAGTTCCCCAACGTCGTGGTCACCGCGATCGAGATGACCACCTCGATCGGCACCGACACCGAGTCCACGTGGGCCGGCCTCCTGGCCGGCAAGAGCGGCATTCGCGAGCTCAAGGGCGATTTCATCGGCGTGGACATCGCCGATCTCCCGGTCCGCTTCGGCGGCCAGCTGCTCGAGGACCCCACCTCCGAGGTCCCCGAGCGCCCCGACCGCAAGTACGCGGGCGACATCAGCAAGCAGCACGTCAGCAAGCGCCGCATGTCCTACGTGGAGCAGGCCGCACACGTGATCACCAAGCGCCTGTGGGACAACGCCGGACGCCCCGACGTGGACCACAACCGCCTCGCCGCGGTCGTCGGCACCGGCCTCGGCGGCGGCGAGTCGATGGTCGAGGCCGTCGACGCGCTGCGCGACCACGGCGTCCGCAAGGTCTCGCCGTTCACCGTCCAGATGGCCATGCCGAACGGTGCCTGCGCCGTCTCGGCGCTGGAGATCGGCGCCCGCGCGGGCGCCATCGCCCCGGTGTCGGCCTGCTCGACCGGCAACGAGGCCATCGCCCACGCCTGGCGCCAGATCGTCATGGGCGACGCCGATATCGCCGTCTGTGGTGGCATCGAGGGCAAGATCGACAGCCCCGTCATCGCCCCGTTCGCCATGATGCGCGCGCTCTCGACCCGTAACGACGATCCGCTGGCCGCCTCGCGTCCGTTCGACAAGGACCGCGACGGCTTCGTCTTCGGCGAGGCGCAGACGCTGATGATCATCGAGACCGAGGAGCACGCCCTCGCCCGCGGCGCGAAGCCCATCGCCCGCCTGCTCGGCGCCGGCATCACCTCGGACGGCTACCACATGGTCTCCCCCGACGTCGAGGGCGGCGGCGCCGCGCGCGCCATGAAGCGCGCCATGCAGACCGCCGGCCTGCAGAGCTCGGACATCGACTACATCAACGCGCACGCGACCGCGACCCCGATCGGCGACCTCGCCGAGGCCAAGGCCATCAACGCGGTCGTCGGCACCGACGCGGCGATCTACGCCCCCAAGGGCGCGCTGGGCCACTCGATCGGCGCCGTCGGCGCCCTCGAGGCCGCCCTGACGGTGCTGTCGCTGCGCGACGGCGTCATCCCGCCCACCCTGAACCTGGAGAACCAGGATCCGGAGATCGAGCTCGACGTGGTGCACGGCGAGGCGCGCAAGGGCGACTTCACGTACGCCCTGAACAACTCGTTCGGCTTCGGCGGCCACGACGTGGCCCTCGCCTTCGGCAAGTACTGA
- a CDS encoding haloacid dehalogenase-like hydrolase, which translates to MRRTHAALLAAALLALAPLAGCTTSDAQDEAAECRSLAADAGWYGDNHDRLQQLIAERGHCGAGHDGAAPVALFDWDNTVVRNDIGSATAYWMIRTGKIRQPANGDWRTTSRYLVPEAAQALAAACPTALAAPGAPLPTDRDTRCADALVGVVDDGEIGGRAAFAGYDHRRMEPAYAWVVQLMAGYTEAEVEDFAKAARTEALAAPEGAKQVVGTTEVAAWVRYYSQIKDLIGTLVDNGFDVRIISASAQPVVRAWAPEVGLAPDKLIGIRPVVADGKIAPHLRGCGDVPDGDDSVINYIDGKRCLVNQEVLGITGAQAWQRAPEDRRQVFSAGDSVTDLTFLGDATGLRLVINRNVPELMCTAYANADGKWLVNPMFIEPKPQAKPYACATAGTDAAGAKVPVRGADGAPLGSVADTVY; encoded by the coding sequence GTGAGGCGCACCCACGCGGCGCTGCTCGCCGCGGCGCTCCTGGCGCTCGCACCGCTCGCCGGCTGCACCACGAGCGACGCACAGGACGAGGCCGCCGAGTGCCGCAGCCTCGCGGCCGACGCGGGCTGGTACGGCGACAACCACGACCGCCTCCAGCAGCTCATCGCCGAACGCGGCCACTGCGGTGCCGGGCACGACGGTGCCGCCCCCGTCGCCCTGTTCGACTGGGACAACACCGTGGTGCGCAACGACATCGGCTCGGCGACCGCGTACTGGATGATCCGCACCGGCAAGATCCGCCAGCCCGCGAACGGCGACTGGCGGACCACCAGCCGCTACCTCGTCCCCGAGGCGGCGCAGGCCCTCGCCGCGGCGTGCCCGACCGCGCTCGCGGCGCCGGGCGCACCGCTGCCCACGGACCGCGACACCCGCTGCGCCGACGCGCTCGTCGGCGTCGTCGACGACGGCGAGATCGGCGGCAGGGCCGCGTTCGCCGGCTACGACCACCGCCGCATGGAGCCCGCGTACGCCTGGGTCGTCCAGCTCATGGCCGGGTACACCGAGGCGGAGGTCGAGGACTTCGCGAAGGCCGCCCGCACCGAGGCGCTCGCCGCGCCCGAGGGGGCGAAGCAGGTCGTCGGGACCACCGAGGTGGCCGCCTGGGTGCGCTACTACAGCCAGATCAAGGACCTGATCGGGACGCTGGTGGACAACGGCTTCGACGTGCGGATCATCTCCGCCTCCGCACAGCCCGTCGTGCGGGCATGGGCGCCCGAGGTCGGGCTCGCGCCCGACAAGCTGATCGGCATCCGCCCCGTCGTCGCCGACGGGAAGATCGCTCCGCACCTGCGCGGCTGCGGCGACGTCCCCGACGGCGACGACTCGGTGATCAACTACATCGACGGCAAGCGGTGCCTGGTCAACCAGGAGGTCCTCGGGATCACCGGTGCGCAGGCCTGGCAGCGAGCGCCGGAGGACCGGCGGCAGGTGTTCTCCGCCGGCGACTCCGTCACCGACCTCACCTTCCTCGGCGACGCCACCGGCCTGCGGCTGGTGATCAACCGCAACGTCCCCGAGCTGATGTGCACCGCCTACGCGAACGCCGACGGCAAGTGGCTGGTCAACCCCATGTTCATCGAGCCGAAGCCGCAGGCGAAGCCGTACGCGTGCGCGACCGCGGGCACCGACGCCGCCGGTGCGAAGGTGCCCGTCCGCGGCGCCGACGGCGCCCCGTTGGGGTCCGTCGCGGATACCGTCTACTAG
- the eat gene encoding ethanolamine permease, translated as MSTERQAPQQLHHDGVDATIESDDYLAKRTLRSGSAGWVLLAGLGVSYVISGDYAGWNNGLAQGGWGGLAIAAVIIAGMYLAMVLGMAEMSSALPAAGGGYTFARRAMGPWGGYATGIAILIEYSIAPAAIATFIGSYVESLNLFGITDGWWVYLFVYALFIGIHLTGAGEALKAMFVITAIALVGLVIFAVFAIGKFDAHNLTDIAVTDAAGASSWLPYGYLGIWAAVPFAIWFFLAIEGVPLAAEEAREPEKNVPRGIIVAMGILVLTGATVFLLAPGAAGASAMAGSGNPLVEALGDGTAAKVVNYIGLAGLVASFFSIMYAYSRQTFALSRAGYLPKSLSITNARKAPVLALIVPGVIGFALSLTGKGAMLLNMAVFGAAVSYVLMMVSHIVLRRREPDMPRPYRTPGGIVTTSFALVIACAAVVATFLVDPTAAGLTLAAFAAFLVYFGVYSRHHLVANSPDEEFAALADAERELQ; from the coding sequence ATGAGTACAGAGCGCCAGGCGCCGCAACAGCTCCACCACGACGGGGTGGACGCGACCATCGAATCCGACGACTACCTCGCCAAACGCACCCTCCGCTCCGGCTCGGCCGGATGGGTGCTGCTCGCGGGCCTCGGCGTGAGCTACGTGATCTCCGGCGACTACGCCGGCTGGAACAACGGACTCGCGCAGGGCGGATGGGGCGGCCTGGCCATCGCCGCGGTGATCATCGCCGGCATGTACCTCGCGATGGTGCTCGGCATGGCCGAGATGTCCTCGGCGCTGCCCGCGGCCGGCGGCGGCTACACCTTCGCCCGACGGGCGATGGGCCCCTGGGGCGGCTACGCCACGGGCATCGCGATCCTCATCGAATACTCCATCGCGCCCGCAGCGATCGCCACCTTCATCGGCTCCTACGTCGAATCACTGAACCTGTTCGGCATCACCGACGGCTGGTGGGTCTACCTGTTCGTCTACGCGCTGTTCATCGGCATCCACCTCACCGGCGCCGGCGAGGCACTCAAGGCGATGTTCGTCATCACCGCGATCGCCCTGGTGGGCCTGGTGATCTTCGCGGTCTTCGCCATCGGGAAGTTCGACGCTCACAACCTCACCGACATCGCCGTGACCGACGCCGCAGGCGCGTCGAGCTGGCTGCCGTACGGCTACCTCGGCATCTGGGCGGCCGTGCCGTTCGCGATCTGGTTCTTCCTCGCCATCGAGGGCGTTCCGCTCGCCGCGGAGGAGGCGCGCGAGCCGGAGAAGAACGTGCCCCGCGGCATCATCGTCGCGATGGGGATCCTCGTCCTCACCGGCGCCACCGTCTTCCTCCTCGCCCCCGGCGCCGCCGGAGCGAGCGCGATGGCCGGATCCGGCAACCCGCTGGTCGAGGCGCTGGGCGACGGCACCGCGGCGAAGGTGGTCAACTACATCGGCCTCGCCGGCCTGGTCGCGAGCTTCTTCTCGATCATGTACGCCTACTCCCGCCAGACCTTCGCGCTCTCGCGCGCGGGCTACCTCCCGAAGAGCCTCTCGATCACCAACGCGCGCAAGGCGCCGGTCCTCGCGCTCATCGTCCCCGGCGTCATCGGTTTCGCCCTCTCGCTCACCGGTAAAGGCGCGATGCTGCTCAACATGGCCGTCTTCGGCGCCGCAGTGAGCTACGTGCTCATGATGGTCAGCCACATCGTGCTGCGCCGCCGCGAGCCCGACATGCCGCGCCCGTACCGCACGCCCGGAGGCATCGTCACCACCTCGTTCGCCCTGGTCATCGCGTGCGCCGCTGTAGTCGCGACGTTCCTCGTCGACCCGACCGCGGCGGGCCTGACCCTCGCGGCGTTCGCCGCCTTCCTCGTCTACTTCGGCGTCTACAGTCGCCACCACCTGGTGGCCAACTCGCCCGACGAGGAGTTCGCCGCCCTCGCCGACGCCGAACGGGAACTGCAGTGA
- a CDS encoding TetR/AcrR family transcriptional regulator, which produces MTMEEPVGPAARGERRRAKTRAAIIAAAEDLLGRTAPESVRIEDVAARAGTAPATVYVHFGTKDGLVASTTERLLTAAFEEVAAASSGGGSAVERVVATGRAYLRMLVDRPALTRYLIARELRTDEPVSPTDARIDRQLEATRIAFEGLIQDSIDAGEVLPLDARLMSHFLFGAWVGLAALSLEGNPRPLSAEDVIRSGDQALEVLTRGTTAGGVR; this is translated from the coding sequence ATGACGATGGAAGAGCCGGTGGGCCCGGCGGCGCGCGGTGAACGGCGGCGAGCCAAGACGCGCGCTGCGATCATTGCCGCAGCCGAGGACCTACTCGGGCGTACCGCCCCGGAGTCGGTCCGCATCGAGGATGTTGCTGCTCGTGCCGGAACGGCCCCCGCGACGGTGTACGTCCATTTCGGTACCAAGGACGGGCTCGTCGCGTCTACGACCGAGCGCCTGTTGACGGCGGCGTTCGAGGAGGTCGCCGCTGCGAGTTCCGGCGGGGGGAGCGCGGTCGAGCGAGTGGTTGCGACCGGGCGCGCCTACTTGCGCATGCTCGTCGACAGGCCGGCGCTGACCCGGTATCTGATCGCGCGCGAACTCCGGACCGACGAGCCGGTGTCGCCCACGGATGCGCGCATCGACCGTCAATTGGAGGCGACGAGGATCGCGTTCGAAGGCCTGATTCAGGACTCTATCGACGCCGGTGAGGTTCTCCCGTTGGATGCACGCTTGATGTCGCACTTCCTGTTCGGTGCCTGGGTGGGGCTGGCCGCGTTGTCGCTCGAGGGTAATCCGCGGCCGCTGAGTGCCGAGGATGTGATCCGGTCCGGCGATCAGGCGTTGGAGGTACTGACGCGTGGCACCACGGCGGGCGGGGTCCGTTAG
- a CDS encoding TetR/AcrR family transcriptional regulator: MDATREALIRAGTVMVDAEGVAAVGVRSVAAAAGLSHGAPRRYFPTLASLLAAIAREGVDDLDRVLAPALAGGIDDAAVAYWRFSAERPHMFDLIFRHDLLDGAGGNLREVTRPWIDALAERLGGIDRAIELWSAIHGLCVLARTAAIATTGVTVDERYVRAVAERLAAA; the protein is encoded by the coding sequence GTGGATGCGACACGAGAAGCTCTGATCCGCGCCGGAACCGTCATGGTGGATGCGGAGGGCGTCGCCGCGGTGGGGGTACGGTCCGTCGCGGCGGCCGCGGGGCTGTCACACGGGGCCCCACGGAGGTACTTCCCGACGCTCGCTTCGCTGCTCGCGGCCATCGCCAGGGAGGGGGTCGACGATCTCGATCGCGTCCTGGCACCCGCGCTGGCGGGCGGCATCGACGACGCGGCGGTGGCGTACTGGCGCTTTTCCGCGGAGCGCCCGCACATGTTCGATCTGATCTTCCGCCACGATCTGCTCGACGGTGCCGGTGGGAACCTCCGTGAGGTCACCCGCCCCTGGATCGACGCGCTGGCGGAACGTCTCGGGGGCATCGATCGCGCGATCGAGCTGTGGTCGGCGATCCACGGCCTCTGTGTCCTCGCCCGCACAGCGGCCATCGCAACCACGGGGGTGACCGTGGACGAGAGGTACGTCCGCGCCGTCGCCGAACGCCTCGCGGCCGCCTGA
- a CDS encoding MgtC/SapB family protein produces MSTLADSWISAGQGWRQIEQLVLAFALSTVVGLEREFRGKSAGLRTQAIVGTTSALILLVSKYGFSNVLAPETVVLDPSRVAAQIVSGIGFLGAGLIITRRGAIRGLTTAAAVWETAAIGMAAGAGLEILAVAVTGLHFVAVLGFTPLGRMVAARGTAERSLTVTYRDGAGVLRDVLASCSRRGWSVASLTVLDGPAGEDGPDREVTVALSLVGRGVTEAGATLGGVDGVLRVDRGADED; encoded by the coding sequence GTGAGCACGCTCGCGGACTCATGGATCAGCGCCGGCCAGGGATGGCGCCAGATCGAGCAACTCGTCCTCGCGTTCGCCCTGTCCACCGTGGTCGGGCTCGAGCGCGAGTTCCGCGGCAAGAGCGCCGGCCTGCGCACCCAGGCCATCGTCGGCACCACGTCGGCCCTGATCCTGCTGGTCAGCAAGTACGGCTTCAGCAACGTGCTCGCCCCGGAGACCGTGGTCCTCGATCCGTCCCGCGTCGCTGCGCAGATCGTCTCGGGCATCGGCTTCCTCGGCGCCGGCTTGATCATCACGCGGCGCGGCGCGATCCGGGGCCTCACCACAGCCGCCGCCGTGTGGGAGACCGCCGCGATCGGCATGGCCGCCGGCGCCGGACTGGAGATCCTCGCGGTCGCGGTGACGGGGCTGCACTTCGTCGCGGTTCTCGGATTCACGCCGCTGGGCCGGATGGTCGCGGCGCGCGGCACGGCCGAGCGCAGCCTCACCGTCACCTACCGCGACGGGGCGGGCGTACTACGGGACGTCCTCGCCTCGTGCTCGCGCCGGGGCTGGAGTGTGGCCTCGCTCACCGTCCTCGACGGCCCCGCCGGCGAGGACGGGCCCGACCGGGAGGTCACCGTCGCGTTATCGCTGGTGGGACGGGGTGTGACGGAGGCGGGCGCGACGCTCGGCGGCGTCGACGGGGTGCTCCGCGTCGACCGCGGAGCGGACGAGGACTGA